Genomic DNA from Nitrospirota bacterium:
TGGGGTGCTCCTGCATTATCATCTGCTGAAGGCATTCAGAGATTCCTTTCCCCCCGGAGTGGTAAATACCGTGTACGGAGAAGGCAGCCAGGTCATAACACCGCTCATTGTTTCGGGAGAAATTGACATGCTTGCTTATATCGGATCGAGCAGAGTGGCAGATATCCTGAAAAGCGGACATCCGAGACCGCACAGATTCCGTGCTGTTCTCGGTCTTGAAGCGAAGAATCCCGCGATTATTCTGCCGGATGCCGATCTTGACATAACCATACCCGAATGCATTGAAGGCAGCCTTTCCTTTAACGGTCAGAGATGCACAGCGCTGAAGATATTATTTGTTCATCATGACATTGCAGGACGGTTTCTCGATAAATTTTCGGAAGCCATCGGGAATGTCAGCATCGGCATGCCATGGCATGAAAACGTGATGATTACACCCCTTCCCGTAACCGGCAAAACAGAATATCTTTCGAGACTCATAACGGATGCAAGGGCATACGGCGCACAGATACTGAATCCATGCGGAGGAAAGGTCAACCATACATTCATGTATCCCGCTCTTGTATTTCCTGTAAACAAACATATGAGGCTGTACAGTGAAGAGCAGTTTGGCCCTGTTGTTCCTGTTGTTCCTTATGATGACATCGAAGTTCCCATACATTATATCGTTGAATCAAGCTATGCTCAGCAGGTAAGCATATTCGGCAATAATCAGGACACTATCGGAAGACTTCTTGACGTACTGGTTAACCAGGTATGCAGGGTAAATATCAACAGCAAATGCCAGCGCGGTCCGGACATTTTTCCGTTTGCAGGAAGAAAGGACTCGGGAGAAGGAACTCTGTCCGTATCCGATGCCCTTCGTGCATTCTCGGTTCGGACGATTGTTGCTGCAACGGAAACAGCAAAAAACAAAACAATATTTCAGCGAATCGTAAGAGAACGAAGATCCAATTTTCTCTCGACGGACGTTATCCCGTAAGTACACGATACCATTGGGTTACTTAGAGATTTCCGGTAACATACTTCAGTCTCAGGGCTGCCAATACGGCATCATAGACGGCATTATAGAAGTTGCTGTAGCTTTTGATGCGGAGAGATTCGGCATCAAGAACTTCGGTATTGATACCGACACCTTCACGATATCGGTCTTTCACCACTCTCAGGTTTTCTTCTGACTGTTTCATGGCATCACGGCTTACCTCAATACGCCTGTGGGTTACATCGATCTCCAGGCATGCCTGCCTGACCCACAGGCTGATCATCGAAGCTGTGTTTGCACGAAGGTTTTTCAGTGCTTCTGCCTTCTGCAGCAGGTGCCCTGAATTATATCGCGATATTCCACCGTCGAAAATATTCCATGTGAGGCCGAACGTGGCCGACCAGACATCTTCATACAGTTGGTATTTATTCTGCTGATAGCTGTAGGTGCTGGAAACGGCAATCTGTGGTCCGGAGGAAGCGCGTATTCCTGACGCCTGATGCTGTAATGCCCTGACCTGTTCGTCAAGAGATGAAAGTTCGGGACGGTTCTGCAGGGCCTTCGAAGTCATTTCATTGATATCCGGGTTGAAATGCTCTGCAGAAAGGTCCTCAAGGGTGACCCGATGGTCGAGGGAGCGGTCCATAAGCCTGTTATAAGAAGCATAGGCAATATCGAGAGTGTTAAGCGTCTGTATCAGCCTCTGGCGGGCGTCTGCAAGTGCAACCTGCGAAGCAAGAAGGTCGTTTTTTGTCACTACACCCTGATCATAAAAGTTGGCAACATCCTTTGCATGGGATTCGAGGCTCCCGACGTTTCCCTCTGCCACTGCAACAAGGCTTTTTGCCCTTAACACGTTCACATACGCCTCAGCGACATCAAGCTTCACATCAAGAGAAGTCTTTGTTTCATCATGTACCGAAGTATTCAAAACGGCTGCG
This window encodes:
- a CDS encoding NADP-dependent glyceraldehyde-3-phosphate dehydrogenase: MTLDERIETIFPKIEDVPEKFFLKSSVSQKEYLINGELRVWEGKTQEVLSPISLVTSSGLSKITLGSYPILTENESAEALEAAKIAYNNGRGLWPALPVYDRINYMEGFLKRMKSSKKEIVALLMWEIGKPFHEAEREFDRTVDYITNSVEAMKFLNRTSSQFVIEKGIIGQIRRAPLGVVLCMGPFNYPLNESFTTLIPALLTGNTVIFKPPKIGVLLHYHLLKAFRDSFPPGVVNTVYGEGSQVITPLIVSGEIDMLAYIGSSRVADILKSGHPRPHRFRAVLGLEAKNPAIILPDADLDITIPECIEGSLSFNGQRCTALKILFVHHDIAGRFLDKFSEAIGNVSIGMPWHENVMITPLPVTGKTEYLSRLITDARAYGAQILNPCGGKVNHTFMYPALVFPVNKHMRLYSEEQFGPVVPVVPYDDIEVPIHYIVESSYAQQVSIFGNNQDTIGRLLDVLVNQVCRVNINSKCQRGPDIFPFAGRKDSGEGTLSVSDALRAFSVRTIVAATETAKNKTIFQRIVRERRSNFLSTDVIP
- a CDS encoding TolC family protein, whose translation is MFKRSLFRSFIAAICFFWIYSGFSAAETLEEAWKTALSADKRIIASRNYTEANRLNLSSALAVRLPSLSLESGYSILNNDPGALFHVPGSTPLEIHTAEDKSLSFSVSITVPLFSSGRITSGIDTAAAVLNTSVHDETKTSLDVKLDVAEAYVNVLRAKSLVAVAEGNVGSLESHAKDVANFYDQGVVTKNDLLASQVALADARQRLIQTLNTLDIAYASYNRLMDRSLDHRVTLEDLSAEHFNPDINEMTSKALQNRPELSSLDEQVRALQHQASGIRASSGPQIAVSSTYSYQQNKYQLYEDVWSATFGLTWNIFDGGISRYNSGHLLQKAEALKNLRANTASMISLWVRQACLEIDVTHRRIEVSRDAMKQSEENLRVVKDRYREGVGINTEVLDAESLRIKSYSNFYNAVYDAVLAALRLKYVTGNL